A window of the Synechococcus sp. LTW-R genome harbors these coding sequences:
- a CDS encoding glutathione S-transferase family protein yields MFSSPGPQALSWDDLAELLPLQSDEQLLQLRQEGPTNAQARLRLFGRPESEVRVTLYRDHHAWCPYCQKVWLWLEEKRIPYRIRKVTMFCYGEKERWYKQVVPSGMLPALELDGRVHTESDVILQALENAFGPLEAGLSDPDVFPLRQLERRLFRAWCQWLCYCDGEGPHSAPAEQHFARIAGLVEEALEATPGPFFLERFSSADVIFIPYLERMNASLAYYKGYGIRQQHPAIDRWFTALEQRRTYLGTQSDFHTHAHDLPPQMGCCLASGGAEQRRVAQLIDQGPWPLADPAVIETRQEQPEGAQLEAVARVLRHRERLMAVNPAAGPALDQALRSALTLLLKPNNGVITPPAGTAVGLRYLRDRISVPRDMSLHAARLLRTALEATAALDSPEQPAPLPVQHRRDQNPVPFLAEA; encoded by the coding sequence ATGTTCAGCTCCCCGGGCCCGCAAGCACTGAGCTGGGACGACCTCGCTGAACTCCTGCCCCTGCAGAGCGACGAGCAACTGCTGCAGCTGCGCCAGGAGGGGCCCACCAATGCCCAGGCGCGCCTGCGGTTGTTTGGCCGGCCGGAGTCCGAGGTGCGCGTCACCCTCTACCGCGATCACCACGCCTGGTGCCCCTACTGCCAGAAGGTCTGGCTTTGGCTCGAGGAGAAGCGGATCCCCTACCGGATCCGCAAGGTCACGATGTTCTGTTACGGCGAGAAGGAGCGCTGGTACAAGCAGGTTGTGCCCTCCGGGATGCTCCCCGCCCTGGAGCTCGATGGCCGGGTGCACACCGAGAGCGATGTGATCCTGCAGGCCCTTGAAAATGCTTTCGGGCCCCTCGAGGCCGGGCTGAGTGATCCCGATGTCTTCCCCCTGCGGCAGCTCGAGCGTCGTCTCTTTCGAGCCTGGTGTCAGTGGCTTTGCTACTGCGATGGCGAGGGCCCCCACAGCGCCCCCGCGGAGCAGCACTTCGCACGAATCGCAGGCTTGGTGGAGGAGGCCCTCGAGGCCACACCCGGTCCGTTCTTCCTGGAGCGCTTCAGCAGCGCCGATGTGATCTTCATCCCCTACCTCGAGCGGATGAACGCCTCCCTCGCCTACTACAAGGGTTACGGAATTCGTCAGCAGCACCCCGCCATCGACCGTTGGTTCACGGCCCTCGAGCAGCGCCGCACCTACCTGGGGACCCAAAGCGATTTCCACACCCACGCCCATGACCTGCCGCCGCAGATGGGTTGTTGTTTGGCCAGCGGTGGCGCCGAGCAACGGCGCGTTGCCCAGCTGATCGATCAGGGGCCTTGGCCCTTGGCCGATCCGGCGGTGATCGAAACACGCCAGGAGCAGCCCGAGGGCGCCCAGCTCGAGGCGGTCGCGCGGGTGTTGCGTCACCGTGAGCGGCTGATGGCGGTGAATCCTGCGGCGGGGCCCGCCCTGGATCAAGCCCTGCGCTCGGCCTTGACCCTGCTGCTCAAGCCCAACAACGGAGTGATCACACCTCCGGCGGGTACGGCGGTGGGACTGCGGTACCTGCGCGATCGCATCTCGGTGCCGCGGGATATGTCACTGCATGCCGCTCGCCTCCTGCGCACTGCCCTGGAGGCCACGGCCGCCCTGGATAGTCCGGAGCAGCCCGCGCCCCTGCCGGTGCAGCACCGCCGCGACCAGAACCCGGTTCCCTTTCTCGCCGAGGCCTAA
- the gorA gene encoding glutathione-disulfide reductase, with the protein MSEHFDLIVIGAGSGGLAAAKRAASYGARVAIVEGDRVGGTCVIRGCVPKKLMVYGSAVRHQLSDAASYGWSIGVISHDSSVLLSKVRAEVDRLNQLHIGFLEKAGVELVRGWGRLADDRTVSVQDSTGSETRRLTAERILIAVGGRPHRPEIPGAELGWVSDDLFELPQFPKEVVVVGAGFIACEFACILNGLGVKVTQLVRGDHLLRGFDRECGLAVQEAMEAEGITVRLAHSPAAIEGEPGALTVVTQSGERIACNGVLLATGRRPFLAGLNLEAAGVAVEGHRIPVDADQRTNVPHIYAVGDVTDRINLTPVAIDEGRALADTIWGNKPRQVDHDLVAAAVFSQPELSSVGLSEEAAMARFGPDGVKVHRARFRPMSQALPARDPKVLLKLVLEAASGKVVGCHMVGEHAAEIIQMAAIAIGMGATKADFDRTMALHPTISEEFVTLPN; encoded by the coding sequence ATGAGCGAGCACTTCGATCTGATCGTGATCGGGGCCGGATCTGGCGGACTGGCCGCCGCCAAGCGCGCCGCGTCCTATGGAGCCCGGGTGGCCATCGTCGAAGGGGACCGGGTGGGCGGCACCTGCGTGATCCGCGGTTGCGTCCCCAAAAAACTGATGGTCTATGGCTCGGCTGTCCGCCATCAATTGAGCGATGCCGCGAGCTACGGCTGGAGCATCGGCGTGATCAGCCACGACAGCAGCGTCCTGCTCAGCAAGGTGCGCGCGGAGGTGGATCGCCTCAACCAACTGCACATCGGCTTCCTCGAGAAGGCGGGGGTGGAGTTGGTACGGGGCTGGGGGCGCTTGGCCGATGACCGCACGGTCAGCGTGCAGGACAGCACTGGCAGCGAAACGCGGCGGCTGACGGCCGAGCGGATCTTGATCGCGGTCGGAGGCCGGCCCCATCGCCCCGAGATTCCAGGGGCCGAGCTGGGCTGGGTCAGTGATGACCTGTTCGAACTGCCGCAGTTCCCCAAGGAGGTCGTCGTCGTCGGCGCCGGCTTCATCGCCTGTGAGTTCGCCTGCATCCTCAATGGCTTGGGCGTGAAGGTCACCCAACTGGTGCGCGGCGATCACCTGCTGCGGGGCTTCGATCGGGAATGCGGCCTGGCGGTGCAGGAGGCGATGGAGGCCGAAGGCATCACGGTCCGCCTGGCCCACAGCCCGGCCGCCATCGAAGGCGAACCGGGGGCACTGACGGTGGTCACCCAGAGCGGCGAGCGCATCGCCTGCAACGGCGTACTGCTGGCCACAGGCCGCCGCCCCTTCCTGGCGGGGCTCAACCTCGAAGCCGCCGGCGTCGCGGTGGAAGGCCATCGCATTCCGGTCGATGCGGATCAGCGCACCAACGTGCCCCACATCTACGCCGTGGGAGACGTCACGGACCGGATCAACCTGACCCCGGTTGCCATTGATGAGGGACGGGCCCTCGCGGACACGATCTGGGGCAACAAACCCCGCCAGGTGGACCATGACCTGGTGGCCGCTGCCGTCTTCTCCCAGCCGGAGCTCTCCAGCGTGGGCCTCAGCGAAGAGGCCGCGATGGCGCGCTTTGGTCCAGACGGCGTCAAGGTGCACCGGGCGCGCTTCCGGCCGATGAGCCAAGCCTTACCGGCCCGTGATCCGAAGGTGCTGCTGAAGCTCGTGCTCGAGGCCGCCAGCGGCAAGGTGGTGGGCTGCCACATGGTCGGCGAGCACGCCGCCGAGATCATTCAGATGGCAGCGATCGCGATCGGCATGGGGGCCACCAAGGCCGATTTCGACCGCACGATGGCGCTGCATCCGACGATCTCGGAAGAGTTCGTCACCCTGCCCAACTAA